The nucleotide sequence GCGCGTACACGACAGCTTCGACAAAGCCATCGAGGCGCGCATGAAAGGCCAAGTGCCGGTCAACCGCGAGGCCTCAGAACTGCTCGCCCAGCGTGGCGTAATGCCGGTGCCCGGCGGTTATGTTTGGCGCACCGATAGTCGTCTGGCCCTCCCTTCGCCGGTGCGCCTGACTCTGCCGCAGGCGCTGGCCTTCGTCGAGCGCATCACTTGCCCGATCAATCTGGTGGTCGCCCAACAAGGCATTCTCCGGAAGATTCCCGGCACCTTCGACATGCTCGAGCGGCTGCCCGTCGAGATCACCGAGCTGCCCGGTCGTCACCATCTGCACCTGGAAGACGAGGAGGGCGCGCAGGCCGTCGCAGACTGTTTCAATCGCTTCTTCCATCCTGCTTGACGGGCTTCGGCCGAGCGGTAAGGCTGGGTGGGTCGAGACAGGAGAAGCACATGATCGATCTGTACACCGCCGCCACCCCCAACGGCCACAAGGTGTCCATCGCCCTCGAAGAGCTCGGGTTGCCCTATGAAGTGCACCCGCTGAACTTCGAGCTGAAGGAACAGAAAAGCCCTGCCTTTCTGAAGATCAATCCGAATGGCCGCATCCCGGCCATCGTCGATCGCGACAATGACAACTTCGCCGTGTTCGAGTCCGGCGCCATCCTTCTCTACCTCGCCGAATTGACCGGCCAATTGCTGCCGCAGGATGCCAAGGCTCGCTCGCTGGCGATTCAGTGGCTGATGTTCCAGATAGGCGGCGTCGGCCCGATGCAGGGTCAGGCTAACGTATTTTTCCGCTACTTCCCGGAGAAGCTGCAGCCGGCCATCGACCGTTATCAGCACGAAACCCGCCGTCTTTATGAGGTGCTCGACAGCCGTTTGAGCGAAGCACCGTACCTGGCCGGCGAGTATGGGATTGCCGACATCGCCACGTTTCCCTGGGTGCGTTTGTACGACTGGGCTGGCATCTCCCTCGACGGCCTCGCGCATCTGCAGCGCTGGCTGGCAGCCATCGAGGCGCGGCCGGCGGTGCAGCGCGGTTTGGCGGTACCCAAGCGTCGCGAGCCGGATGAGCAGGTGATCAAAGGTGCGCAATCGATGTTGATGCGATGAGCTTCTCGATGTCTCTGCGCCGGACTTTGGCGCTAGTTCTCTGCAGTTTCAGCGCCGTGGCCGCTGATCTGCCCGACAGTCATGATCTTGCCGGTATTCCGCGGTTTCCCCGGGCGGAAATCGTCGACTTCCGTGAGCAGACTGATCAGGAACGCATCTATCCGCAGGGTTCGATCCGCCGCATCAGCAATCAGCTGCGCTATGAGCAACAGGTCGCCACGCAAGGTCAGCTGACCTCGGTGACCTATCAGCTACCCGCCGAACACTTCGGCGATCAGGCTTTCAACGCTACCCGCCAAGCATTGCAGGAGCAGGGCGCCGAACTGTTGTACTGGTGTGAAGGGCGCGATTGCGGCTCCAGCAGCCTGTGGGCCAATTCGGTATTTGGTAACGCCAAGCTGATGGGCTCGGACGAGCAGCAGGACTACCTGTTGCTGCGTCTGGCGCCACCGCAGCAGGATGTACTGGTCGCGCTGTACGGCATCACTCGTGGCAACCGCCGCGCCTATTTGCATGTCGAGCAACTGCAAGCCAGCGCGCCGTTGGGTGAGCTGTTGCCCACTGCGGGTACTTTATTGCGGCAGCTGCGCGCCACCGGCGAGCTGGCGCTGCCGCGTCTCGACGGCGAGCCGGCAGCGAACTGGAGTGAGTTGCTGGCTCGCTGCCTGAACCTCGACACCACCCTGCGGGTCAGTCTGTCAGGGACGCATGCCGAGGCCTGGCGTGAGGCACTGATCCAGCAACGGGTGCGTGCGGCGCGCCTCGAGCTGGAGCCGGGTGAGGTGTTGGGGTTACACATCAAACAGTTGCGCTAGCAGGCCGTTGAAAAATCATCTACGTTGCCAATCTGGCGTTAAAGCGGCCCGCTAGAGCGGCTGCGCCTTGAAGGGCAGGCGCGAGTCAGACATCGTGTAGGTCATCGGTTCGCTCTTCTGCGCGGACCACTTTCATCATTAAGGAAGCTTGTCCATGCCCACCAATGATCGCCTGTTGCTGCAGATTCTGGTGCTGGCGCTGCTCGGTGCCAGTCTGTGGGTGCTGGCTCCGTTCTGGTCGGCACTGTTCTGGGCGGCCGTGCTCGCCTTTGCCAGCTGGCCGCTGATGCCACTGCTGACCCGCTGGCTGAATGGCCGTACCACTGCTGCTGCTGCGATCCTGACCCTGGGCTGGATGCTGCTCGTCGCCGTACCGTTGGTAATGCTGACCATCAACCTCGCCGATCACATCCGCGATGGCATGAGTCTGCTCAAGGACGTGCAGATGCAGGGTCTGCCGGCGCCGCCCGACTGGTTGGGGACTATTCCGCTGATTGGCGAGCGCCTGATCCGGCTCTGGTACACCATCGATCAGCAGGGGTCGGCGTTCTTCGCCAGCCTAAAACCATACATGGGTGAGGTCGGCAATTGGCTGCTGGCGCGCAGCGCACAAATTGGCGCGGGCCTGGTCGAGCTGGTACTCAGTTTGGTGCTGGTGTTTTTCTTCTACCGCGACGGTCCGCGCATGGCGATCTTCGTGCGCAGTGGCCTGCGCCGCCTGATCGGCGACCGGGCTGATCACTACCTGGAGCTGGTGGCCGGCACCGTGCAGCGTGTGGTCAATGGCGTGATCGGCACTGCGGCGGCGCAGGCCGTGCTGGCGCTGATCGGCTTCTGGATCGCCGGGGTGCCGGGGGCACTGGTGCTCGGCCTGCTCACCTTCGCCTTCAGCCTGATTCCCATGGGGCCGCCATTGGTCTGGATTCCCGCCACCGCTTGGTTGGTGTGGCACGGCGAGTACGGTTATGCGGTGTTCCTGGCGATCTGGGGCACTTTCATCATCAGCGGCGTGGACAACGTGCTTAAGCCGTACCTGATCAGTCGCGGCGGTAATCTGCCGCTGGTGGTGGTGCTGCTTGGTGTGTTCGGTGGCCTGCTGGCTTTCGGCTTCATGGGCCTGTTCCTCGGCCCGACTCTGTTGGCGGTTGCCTACAGCCTGGTCAGTGACTGGATCGCCCATGATCCTTCGTTGCCGCCTGCGCCGGTGTTGACGGTCAAGCCGGGAAAACTTGAGGAGCCGGTGATAACCGGCACGGAACCGCCGGACAAATCGTCCGTAACGCCCCAATAAAGTGGGGTTATGCCTCGGTCACCTGTTGGGACGTACAGGCCAGGTAGGCGGCGTTTGGGGTGATGATTCGTAGGGTGGGTTAGCCGTAGGCGTAACCCACCGAGCAGGCTGGACGCCGGTGTTCGAGATGGCACCGCTGGTGGGTTACGCGGCTAACCCACCCTACAAAAGCGGGGTGCACACATAGCTGAGGCATGGTCTTTCTTTACGTCTTCTTTATGCCGCGCTCGCGGCTGACGACTCGTTCCTTTACGCCCTTCCTTTCGAGAATGACTCCACAGCGGGAGAGTCCGCATTAAGGAGCATTACTCATGAGCATTCTCGATGGCGTGTCCCTGGCTTTGGCTTTGGGGCTGTTCATTTACTTGCTGACCGCGCTGCTACGCGCCGATCGTAGTTAGGAGGCGTGATGCAAGTTCAAGATTACCTATTGTTGTTGGCCTTCTTCGCTCTTGTGCTGGTCCCCGCGCCGTTCCTCGGCCGCTACCTGTACCGCGCCATGGAAGGGCAGAAGACCCTGCTGAGCCCGCTGTTCGGTCCGCTCGAGCGCTTCTGTTATCGCCTGTCCGGGGTGAATGAACAGTCTGAGCAGGACTGGAAAACCTACATGCTGGCCCTGCTGGCCTTCACTGCAGCCAGCTTGCTGGTGCTCTTCGCGATTCTGGTGGGGCAGGGTGCGCTGCCGCTCAACCCGCAACAGCTGCCGGGGCTGGAGTGGACACTGGCGTTCAACACCGCAGTGAGCTTCGTCGCCAACACCAACTGGCAGGCTTATAGCGGCGAGGCGTCGCTGAGTTATTTCAGCCAGATGATTGGCCTGACCGTGCAGAACTTTGTCAGCCCGGCGGTCGGCTTGGCCGTGCTGGTGGTGTTCTGCCGTGGCATTGCGCGCAAATCCACCCACAACCTCGGCAACTTCTGGGTCGACCTGACTCGCGCCACTCTCTACGGACTGCTGCCACTGTGCCTGCTGCTGGCGTTGTTCCTGGTCTGGCAGGGCGTGCCGCAGACCTTCCTCGATTACGTGCAGGCCAAAACCCTGCTCGGCGCCGACCAGACCATTCCGCTCGGCCCGGCCGCCAGTCAGATCGCCATCAAGCAGCTCGGCACCAACGGTGGCGGCTTCTTTGGCGTCAACTCGGCGCATCCGTTCGAGAACCCGACGGCCTGGAGCAACCTGTTTGAAATGGCGTCGATCATCCTGATCCCGGCGGCGCTGCTGTTCACCTTCGGCCACTACGTCAAGGACCTGCGCCAGAGCCGCGCCTTGTTGGCCTGCATGCTGGTCATCTTCATGCTCGGCCTGGGCGTAACCCTGTATTCCGAATATCAGCCGAATCCGGCGTTGGCTGCGCTGCCGATCGAGCAGGTCGGCTCCCTGGAAGGCAAGGAAAGCCGCTTCGGCATCACCGCTTCGGCGCTATGGGCGGTCACCACTACCGCGGCGTCGAACGGCTCGGTGAACGCCATGCATGACAGCTTCAGTGCACTGGGCGGATTGGTGCCGATGTTCAACATGATGCTCGGCGAGATTGTCTTCGGCGGCGTCGGTGCCGGGATGTACGGCATGCTGCTGTTCGTTCTGATTGCCGTGTTCCTCGCCGGTTTGATGATCGGCCGCACGCCGGAGTACCTCGGCAAGAAACTTGAGGCCCGCGAGGTCCGCTTGCTGGTCGCGACCCTGCTGGTGATGCCGGTCGGCGTGCTGGTGCTCGGCGCCCTGGCGGCCAGCCTGCCAGGGCCGGCGGCCTCGGTGAGCAACCCGGGAGCCCACGGCTTCAGCCAGATTCTCTACAACTACACCTCCGGTACGGCGAACAACGGCTCGGCCTTTGGTGGCTTCGGCTCTAACACGCCGTACCACAACCTGATGATTGGCCTGGCCATGCTGATCGGGCGCTTCGGCTACATCCTGCCGATCCTCGCCATCGCCGGCAGCCTGGCGGCGAAGAAGACCGCGCCCATCGGCAGAAACAGCTTCCCGACCCACGGCCCGCTGTTCGTCACTCTGCTGACGTTGACCATCCTGCTGGTTGGCGGCCTGACGTTCCTGCCGGCACTGGCCCTTGGGCCGATCGCCGAACACCTTGGCCAACTGGCGCATTGAGGAAATGGATATGAATGCCAATGTGCAAACCCAGGAAATGAAAACCGCCAAAGCGGCGTCGCGCACGAGTTTCGCTGCGTTGTGGCGACCAGCGCTGTTGCAGGCCTTCGTCAAGCTTGACCCGCGCCAGTTGAAGCGCGCGCCGGTGATGCTGGTGGTCGAACTGACTGCGATCGTTACCACGGTGCTGTGCTTCATTCCCAACCCCGCGGTGAGCGTCGGCTTGGCCGTGCAGATCGCCCTGTGGCTGTGGTTCACCGTGTTGTTCGCCAACTTCGCCGAGGCCCTCGCCGAAGGCCGCGGCAAGGCGCGCGCCGATAGCCTGCGCGCCGGTGGCAAGGGCCTGATGGCACGTCGTCAGCTGAGCGTCGGTGATTACCAGGCGGTCGCCGCCAGCCAACTGCGCAAGGGTGACGTCGTGCGCGTCGAGGCCGGCGAGCTGATTCCCGGCGACGGCGAGGTGATCGAAGGCATCGCCGCGGTCAACGAGGCGGCGATCACCGGCGAATCGGCGCCGGTGATCCGCGAGTCCGGCGGTGATCGCTCGGCGGTGACCGGCAATACTCGGTTGGTCTCCGACTGGCTGCGCGTGCGCATTACCGCCAACCCGGGCGAGTCGACGCTGGACCGGATGATCGCCCTGGTCGAAGGCGCCAAGCGGCAGAAAACGCCCAATGAAGTGGCGCTGGATATCCTGCTGATCGGCCTGACCCTGATCTTCCTGCTGGTGGTTGCCACCCTACAGCCGTTCACCCGCTTCGCCGGCGGCGAGCTGCCGCTGGTGTATCTGGTAGCGCTGCTGGTGACGCTGATCCCGACCACCATCGGCGGCCTGCTCTCGGCCATCGGCATCGCCGGCATGGACCGCCTGGTGCGCCTCAACGTGATCGCCAAGTCCGGTCGTGCGGTTGAGGCGGCGGGCGATGTGCATACCTTGCTGCTCGACAAGACCGGCACCATCACCTTCGGCAACCGTCGTTGCACCGCGCTGTACGCCGCGCCGGGGGTGAGTGCCCGCGAACTGGGCGAAGGCGCGTTGCTTGCCTCGCTGGCCGACGACACGGCGGAGGGCAAGTCGATCGTCGAATTCCTGCGCGCTTTGCATCCGCTCGCCGAGCCGGCGCGAGCAGAGATCGAGGTGGTGCCGTTCAGCGCCGAGACGCGGCTGTCCGGGGTCAACTGGAACGGTCATGTGTATCGCAAGGGCGCGGTGGACTCGCTCCTGATGTTCCTGGGTCTTGGTCGCGACCAGCTACCTGTTCCGCTGGCCCGCGAGGTCGAGCAGATCGCCCAGAGCGGTGGTACGCCGCTGCTGGTCGCCGGGCACGGTCGCCTGCTTGGCGCGATCCATCTCAAGGACGTGGTCAAGCCGGGCATCCGCGAGCGTTTCGCCGAGTTGCGCAAGATGGGCATCCGCACCGTGATGGTCACCGGCGACAACCCGCTGACCGCCGCTGCCATCGCCGCCGAAGCCGGGGTCGATGACGTGCTCGCCGAGGCCACGCCGGAGAAGAAGCTGCAGCGCATCCGCAGCGAGCAGGCCGACGGCAAGCTGGTCGCCATGTGCGGCGACGGCGCCAACGACGCGCCGGCGCTGGCTCAGGCCGACGTCGGTCTGGCGATGAACGATGGCACCCAGGCGGCCCGCGAGGCGGCCAACCTGGTCGACCTGGACAGCGATCCGACCAAGTTGCTCGACGTGGTGCAGGTCGGCAAGGAGCTGCTGGTGACCCGCGGCGCGTTGACCACCTTCTCGGTGGCCAACGACATCGCCAAGTACTTCGCCATCCTCCCGGCGCTGTTCGCCAGCATCTACCCGCAGCTCGGCGCGCTCAACATCATGCAGCTGCACAGCCCGCAGAGCGCGATCCTCTCGGCCATCGTGTTCAACGCGCTGATCATCGTCGCGCTGATACCCCTGGCCCTGCGTGGGGTGCGCGTGCAAGCCGCCGACGCGGCCAGCCTGCTGCGCCGCAACCTGCTGATCTACGGCCTCGGCGGGATCATCGCGCCGTTCGTGGGGATCAAGTTGATCGACCTGCTGCTGGTGGCGGTGGGACTGGTGTAGCGCTTTTTCTCCCCTCGCCCACGCTCTGTTTATGAAGTGTGGGAGGGGGGACTGGTTAGGTGCAGGTGTGAAGATTTTGTAGCCCGGATGCAATCCGGGGACGCCCTCCCGGATTGCATCCGGGCTACGGCTTAGGCAACTGATACATACAGATTCGGAGAACCATCATGCTCAAGCAATTCCGTCCCGCCATCAGCCTATTGGTGCTGATGACTCTGATTACCGGCGTGGCCTATCCGCTCGCCGTCACCGGCATCGCCCAAGTGGCGTTCCCCGAGCAAGCCAACGGCAGCCTGGTGCGCGATGCCCAAGGCGTGGTGCGCGGCAGCGCGCTGCTGGCCCAGTCGTTCGAGGGCGAGCAGTGGTTTCAGCCGCGCCCGTCGGCGGCGAACTTCGCCACGGTGGCCAGCGGTGCGAGCAACCTGGCGCCGAGCAACCCGGCGCTGGCCGAACGCATAGGCAAGGAAGCCGTGCGCCTGGCCGAAGTAGGGCAGGGCACGGTGCCGATGGAGCTGGTCACTACCTCGGCCAGCGGCCTCGATCCGCACCTGTCGCCGACCGCGGCCGGCTACCAGATCCCGCGCATCGCCGCCGCTCGCGGTATGACCACCGATAGCCTGCAACGCCTGGTGCAGCAGAACACCGAGACGCCGCTGGTGGGCCCGGCAGTGGTCAATGTGCTGGCGCTCAATCTGGCTCTCGCCGACAATCCCGCCATTGCCTCCATCCCTAAACTGCATGAGTGAAACGCATGAGTGACGCCGTCCGCGCCGATGCCCTGTTGGCCGATATGTCCAAGGCCGGGCGCGGCCGGTTGAAGGTTTTTCTCGGTGCGGCGCCGGGGGTCGGCAAGACCTTCGCCATGCTCCAGGCGGCGCAGGCGCAACTGCGTCAGGGTGCCGACCTGCGTGCCGGGGTGGTCGAGACTCACGGTCGCGCGGAGACCGAGGCGCTGCTCGCCGGTCTGCCGCAGCAGCCGTTAAAGCGTCTGGAATATCGCGGCGTGGCGCTGACCGAGATGGACCTCGACGGCATCCTCGCCAAGCCGCCGCAGCTGGTGCTGGTCGACGAGCTGGCGCACAGCAACGCGCCCGGCAGTCGCCATGCCAAGCGCTGGCAGGACGTGCTGGAGCTGCTCGAAGCCGGCATCGACGTCTACACCACGGTCAACGTGCAGCACCTTGAGGCGCTTAACGACCAGGTGCGCGATATCACTGGCGTGCAGGTGCGCGAGACGGTGCCGGACTGGGTGCTGCAGGAAGCCGACGAAATCCTCCTGATCGACCTGCCACCGCGCGAACTGCTCGAGCGCCTGCGCGACGGCAAGGTGTATGTGCCGGAGCAGGCGCGCGCGGCCATCGATGCGTTCTTCAGCCAGACCAACCTCACCGCGCTGCGCGAGCTGGCGATGCAGACCGCCGCCGCGCGGGTCGATGCCGACCTCAACCGGCGCTACCGCCAGCTCGGCCAGGAGGCGCCGACCGTGCGCGGGCGGCTGCTGGTCGGGGTGGACGGCGATGAGCAGGCCGAACGTCTGGTGCGGCATGCCAGCCGGGTTGCCGAGCGGCGCCATCTGCCCTGGTCGCTGGTGCATGTCGACATCGGTCGGCCGCACGACGAACAGGCGCGTGCGCGCCTGCAGGCGGCCCAGCAACTGGCCGAACGTCTCGGGGGCGAGGTGATCACCCTGCGCGCCGAGGAAGTCGCCCGTACGCTGATCGAGCATGCGGCCGAGCGCCGCGCCAGTTTGCTATTGGTCGGCCGCAGTCGCCAGCGCCTGCGCCGCCGCTGGCTGGGTCGCGGTCTCGCCGAGCGCCTGCTGCGTTTTGGCGAAGGCCTGGAAGTCAGCGTGCTGGACACCGACATCGGCCATGCGCCGGCGGCGCAGCGGACCCGCGCGCCCTGGGTGCTGCGCGACTACCTGCTTGCCGCGTGCGCCGCGCTCGGCGCTGCGGGACTGGCCTGGGCCGTATCGCGGACCCTGGAGCTGCCGAACATCTCCCTGGTGTTTCTCGCCGCGGTGCTGCTGGTCGCCGTGCGCAGCAGTCTGGGTCCGGCGCTGGCTTGCGCGGCGCTGTCGTTCCTGGCCTACGACTTCCTGTTCATTCCGCCAATTTTTTCCCTGACCATCCAGCGCCAGGAAGACGTGCTGACTCTGCTGTTCTTCCTGCTGATGGCCGGCCTCACTGGCAACCTCGCCGCGCGGCAGCGTCGCCAGGTGGACGCGCTGCGGCAGACCCAGGGCGAGACCACGGCACTCCTCGAATTGTCGCGCAAGCTGACCGCCGCCACCGATCGGCAGGCGGTGCTGGCGGTGGCCGCGCAACAGTTTTCCGTCTGGAGCGACGTCGAGGTGTGTCTGTTGGGGCGCAGTGCAGACGGGGTGTGGAAGGTCGAAGCGGGCGTACAGCGCCTGCTCGCCGAGCAGGAGCGCGCCGCCGCCGACTGGTGCTGGCGCCACGACCAGCCGGCCGGCCTCGGCACCGGCACACTGCCGGGTGGGCGCTGGTGGTGGTGGCCGCTGTCCGGCGACGACGGTCCCTTGGCGCTGCTCGGCGTCAGTCCGCGTGATGGGCGTGTGCTACCGGCCGAGCGCCGCCGCCTGCTCGCCGCGCTGGCCCAGCCATTGGCCCAGGCGCTGGCCCGCGCGCAGCTGGCCGAGGATCTGGAAGCCGCGCGCCTGCACGGTGAGACCGAGCAATTGCGCAGTGCACTGCTGGCCTCGGTATCCCACGACCTGCGTACGCCGCTGACCGCCATGCGCGGCTCGATCGACAGCCTGCTGGCGCTCGGCGAGGCGATCTCGCTGGCCGACCGCCGCGAGCTGCTGGAGGGCACCCGCGACGAAGCCGAGCGCCTGGACCGCTATATCCAGAACTTGCTGGACATGACCCGCCTTGGCCACGGCGAGTTGAAGCTCGCCCGCGACTGGGTGGCGCCAGTGGACATCGTCGCCAGCGCCCTGCAGCGCTTGCGTGCGGTGTTGGCGCCTTTGAATGTGCAAACCCGCGTGGCGGACGAGTTGCCGCTGCTGTATGTGCATGCCGCGTTGATCGAACAGGCGCTGATCAACGTGCTGGAGAACGCCGCACGCTTCTCACCGACCCAGGCCAGCCTGCAGGTGACGGTCGAGGCGGACGAGACTGAGCTGCGCTTCGCGGTCAGCGATCAGGGGCCGGGGATTCCCCACGCCGAGCGGGCGAAGATCTTCGACATGTTCTACACCGCAGCTCGCGGCGACCGGGGCGGGCAGGGCACTGGGCTCGGCCTGGCGATCTGCCAGGGCATGATCGGTGCGCACGGTGGGAAGGTAACGGTCGGCGACGGCATGGACGGCCAGGGCACGACCCTGACCCTGCATCTACCCTTGCACCCGCAGCCGCAGTTGGAAGATGAGTAATGGTTTTCAAGGCGCAGACGTAGGGCGGGTGCAACCCGCGGCTACCGGCAATGCGGGTTTCACCCGCCCTACGAAATTGAGCGTTCCCAGATACCACGTGGAAACCATCGGAAATAGACTCAGCCCATGACAAGCAACCAACCGACCATCCTGGTCATCGACGACGAGCCGCAGATCCGCAAGTTTCTGCGCATCAGCTTGAGCGCCCAGCAATACCGGGTGCTGGAGGCGGCCAATGGGGCGGAAGGCTTGGCCCAGGCGGCGTTGGCCAAGCCGGACCTGCTGGTGCTCGACCTCGGCCTGCCCGATATGGATGGCCAGCAGGTGCTCAGCGAGCTGCGTCAGTGGTCGCAAGTGCCGGTACTGGTGCTCTCGGTGCGCGCCAGCGAAGGCGAGAAGGTCCTGGCCCTGGACGGCGGCGCCAACGACTACGTGACCAAGCCGTTCAGTATCCAGGAATTCCTCGCCCGCGTGCGCGTGTTGCTCCGTCAGGCCGACAACGGCGAGCAGGCGCCAGCGCAGGTCAGCAGCGGCCCGCTGACTATCGATTTCGCCTACCGGCGGGTGAGCCTGGATGGCGTCGAGATCGCTCTGACTCGCAAGGAGTACGCCGTGCTGGCGCAACTGGCACGTCATCTCGGGCGCGTGGTGACCCAGCAGCAGTTGCTCAAGGACATCTGGGGGCCGACCCATGCGGAAGATAGCCACTACCTGCGCGTGGTGGTCGGTCACTTGCGCCAGAAGCTCGGCGACGATCCCGCCGCGCCACGTTTCATCGTGACTGAAGCGGGCGTTGGCTATCGCCTGCGCGAGTGCTGATATCCGATAGCGAAATGTGGTTTCCTTCCGGGTAACCGAGGAGGACATTTCATGAGTAACGCGAATACCCGGATTGGCATCATCGGCGCAGGTGCCATCGGCGGCTTCTACGGAGTGATGCTGGCGCGCGCTGGTTTCGATGTGCATTTCCTGTATCGCAGCGAGTTCGCCGCGGTGCAGGAACACGGCCTGACCCTGAAGAGCAAACGGCTCGGCGACTACAGTCCCAGCTCCCTGCAAGCCTATGGCGCCGCCGCCGACATGCCGCCTTGCGATTGGCTGCTGGTGGCCGCCAAGACCACCGCCAACCTCGCGCTGGCCCCATCCATCGCCAAGGTTGCTGCACCGGGCGCCAAGGTGGTGCTGTTGCAGAACGGTCTGGCGGTTGAGGATGAGCTGCGGCCATTACTACCGGAAAGCCTGCATCTGCTCGGCGGTCTGTGCCTGGTTTCGACCCATCGTCGTGGGCCGGGAATGATCGAGCATTACGGCGGTGGGCGGGTCAATCTGGGCTATCACTCCGGTCCAGCCAAGGGCACGGCTGCTCAGCAAATCGTCGAAGAAGGCGCCGGGCTGTTTGTCGCTGCCGGACTGGAGGCGGAGAGCATGGACGACCTGGCCCAG is from Pseudomonas sp. LS44 and encodes:
- a CDS encoding glutathione S-transferase family protein, with protein sequence MIDLYTAATPNGHKVSIALEELGLPYEVHPLNFELKEQKSPAFLKINPNGRIPAIVDRDNDNFAVFESGAILLYLAELTGQLLPQDAKARSLAIQWLMFQIGGVGPMQGQANVFFRYFPEKLQPAIDRYQHETRRLYEVLDSRLSEAPYLAGEYGIADIATFPWVRLYDWAGISLDGLAHLQRWLAAIEARPAVQRGLAVPKRREPDEQVIKGAQSMLMR
- a CDS encoding DUF4892 domain-containing protein; translated protein: MSFSMSLRRTLALVLCSFSAVAADLPDSHDLAGIPRFPRAEIVDFREQTDQERIYPQGSIRRISNQLRYEQQVATQGQLTSVTYQLPAEHFGDQAFNATRQALQEQGAELLYWCEGRDCGSSSLWANSVFGNAKLMGSDEQQDYLLLRLAPPQQDVLVALYGITRGNRRAYLHVEQLQASAPLGELLPTAGTLLRQLRATGELALPRLDGEPAANWSELLARCLNLDTTLRVSLSGTHAEAWREALIQQRVRAARLELEPGEVLGLHIKQLR
- a CDS encoding AI-2E family transporter; this translates as MPTNDRLLLQILVLALLGASLWVLAPFWSALFWAAVLAFASWPLMPLLTRWLNGRTTAAAAILTLGWMLLVAVPLVMLTINLADHIRDGMSLLKDVQMQGLPAPPDWLGTIPLIGERLIRLWYTIDQQGSAFFASLKPYMGEVGNWLLARSAQIGAGLVELVLSLVLVFFFYRDGPRMAIFVRSGLRRLIGDRADHYLELVAGTVQRVVNGVIGTAAAQAVLALIGFWIAGVPGALVLGLLTFAFSLIPMGPPLVWIPATAWLVWHGEYGYAVFLAIWGTFIISGVDNVLKPYLISRGGNLPLVVVLLGVFGGLLAFGFMGLFLGPTLLAVAYSLVSDWIAHDPSLPPAPVLTVKPGKLEEPVITGTEPPDKSSVTPQ
- the kdpF gene encoding K(+)-transporting ATPase subunit F, whose protein sequence is MSILDGVSLALALGLFIYLLTALLRADRS
- the kdpA gene encoding potassium-transporting ATPase subunit KdpA, whose translation is MQVQDYLLLLAFFALVLVPAPFLGRYLYRAMEGQKTLLSPLFGPLERFCYRLSGVNEQSEQDWKTYMLALLAFTAASLLVLFAILVGQGALPLNPQQLPGLEWTLAFNTAVSFVANTNWQAYSGEASLSYFSQMIGLTVQNFVSPAVGLAVLVVFCRGIARKSTHNLGNFWVDLTRATLYGLLPLCLLLALFLVWQGVPQTFLDYVQAKTLLGADQTIPLGPAASQIAIKQLGTNGGGFFGVNSAHPFENPTAWSNLFEMASIILIPAALLFTFGHYVKDLRQSRALLACMLVIFMLGLGVTLYSEYQPNPALAALPIEQVGSLEGKESRFGITASALWAVTTTAASNGSVNAMHDSFSALGGLVPMFNMMLGEIVFGGVGAGMYGMLLFVLIAVFLAGLMIGRTPEYLGKKLEAREVRLLVATLLVMPVGVLVLGALAASLPGPAASVSNPGAHGFSQILYNYTSGTANNGSAFGGFGSNTPYHNLMIGLAMLIGRFGYILPILAIAGSLAAKKTAPIGRNSFPTHGPLFVTLLTLTILLVGGLTFLPALALGPIAEHLGQLAH
- the kdpB gene encoding potassium-transporting ATPase subunit KdpB; amino-acid sequence: MNANVQTQEMKTAKAASRTSFAALWRPALLQAFVKLDPRQLKRAPVMLVVELTAIVTTVLCFIPNPAVSVGLAVQIALWLWFTVLFANFAEALAEGRGKARADSLRAGGKGLMARRQLSVGDYQAVAASQLRKGDVVRVEAGELIPGDGEVIEGIAAVNEAAITGESAPVIRESGGDRSAVTGNTRLVSDWLRVRITANPGESTLDRMIALVEGAKRQKTPNEVALDILLIGLTLIFLLVVATLQPFTRFAGGELPLVYLVALLVTLIPTTIGGLLSAIGIAGMDRLVRLNVIAKSGRAVEAAGDVHTLLLDKTGTITFGNRRCTALYAAPGVSARELGEGALLASLADDTAEGKSIVEFLRALHPLAEPARAEIEVVPFSAETRLSGVNWNGHVYRKGAVDSLLMFLGLGRDQLPVPLAREVEQIAQSGGTPLLVAGHGRLLGAIHLKDVVKPGIRERFAELRKMGIRTVMVTGDNPLTAAAIAAEAGVDDVLAEATPEKKLQRIRSEQADGKLVAMCGDGANDAPALAQADVGLAMNDGTQAAREAANLVDLDSDPTKLLDVVQVGKELLVTRGALTTFSVANDIAKYFAILPALFASIYPQLGALNIMQLHSPQSAILSAIVFNALIIVALIPLALRGVRVQAADAASLLRRNLLIYGLGGIIAPFVGIKLIDLLLVAVGLV
- the kdpC gene encoding potassium-transporting ATPase subunit KdpC, which translates into the protein MLKQFRPAISLLVLMTLITGVAYPLAVTGIAQVAFPEQANGSLVRDAQGVVRGSALLAQSFEGEQWFQPRPSAANFATVASGASNLAPSNPALAERIGKEAVRLAEVGQGTVPMELVTTSASGLDPHLSPTAAGYQIPRIAAARGMTTDSLQRLVQQNTETPLVGPAVVNVLALNLALADNPAIASIPKLHE
- a CDS encoding sensor histidine kinase KdpD, which produces MSDAVRADALLADMSKAGRGRLKVFLGAAPGVGKTFAMLQAAQAQLRQGADLRAGVVETHGRAETEALLAGLPQQPLKRLEYRGVALTEMDLDGILAKPPQLVLVDELAHSNAPGSRHAKRWQDVLELLEAGIDVYTTVNVQHLEALNDQVRDITGVQVRETVPDWVLQEADEILLIDLPPRELLERLRDGKVYVPEQARAAIDAFFSQTNLTALRELAMQTAAARVDADLNRRYRQLGQEAPTVRGRLLVGVDGDEQAERLVRHASRVAERRHLPWSLVHVDIGRPHDEQARARLQAAQQLAERLGGEVITLRAEEVARTLIEHAAERRASLLLVGRSRQRLRRRWLGRGLAERLLRFGEGLEVSVLDTDIGHAPAAQRTRAPWVLRDYLLAACAALGAAGLAWAVSRTLELPNISLVFLAAVLLVAVRSSLGPALACAALSFLAYDFLFIPPIFSLTIQRQEDVLTLLFFLLMAGLTGNLAARQRRQVDALRQTQGETTALLELSRKLTAATDRQAVLAVAAQQFSVWSDVEVCLLGRSADGVWKVEAGVQRLLAEQERAAADWCWRHDQPAGLGTGTLPGGRWWWWPLSGDDGPLALLGVSPRDGRVLPAERRRLLAALAQPLAQALARAQLAEDLEAARLHGETEQLRSALLASVSHDLRTPLTAMRGSIDSLLALGEAISLADRRELLEGTRDEAERLDRYIQNLLDMTRLGHGELKLARDWVAPVDIVASALQRLRAVLAPLNVQTRVADELPLLYVHAALIEQALINVLENAARFSPTQASLQVTVEADETELRFAVSDQGPGIPHAERAKIFDMFYTAARGDRGGQGTGLGLAICQGMIGAHGGKVTVGDGMDGQGTTLTLHLPLHPQPQLEDE